The Triticum aestivum cultivar Chinese Spring chromosome 7B, IWGSC CS RefSeq v2.1, whole genome shotgun sequence genome window below encodes:
- the LOC123155466 gene encoding protein ALTERED XYLOGLUCAN 4-like, producing the protein MQVVTHSHCSFLKNFLTGAVFTLPLVYILLHSAPSFLSYTNLAAFQAHRTSTSPPPLPPPQAWQQCDYTTGKWVWDGSVAGRRYDSENCDMVSAQKCVINGKPDNGYLNWRWQPAGCNLSALDPVEFLRAVRGKVLAFVGDSTARNQAESLVCFLSTVSRPETTHQYEDHPMSHKFWRWVFPAPHNVNISTYWSPFLVRAEGRSVDYAMTHDTLFLDAFTEPWTADVDAMDVMVISAGHWFNHQAVYYDDGQIAGVFARPDVNETDIAGGYIGAYRKVIRRVLEYVQEKSSGDKLVVVSTMAPAHFDAKYASNHRDACSRPNPYDEGEVPGDGGTAEMRKAVLEEAAAAAAKRQRRGLRFDVLDVTRLASMRPDGHPGAYIVKDRYGAGKPVPETVFNDCLHWCAPGPVDTFNDILMHILAASG; encoded by the exons ATGCAAGTAGTAACTCATAGCCATTGTTCCTTCCTCAAGAACTTCCTAACTGGTGCTGTGTTCACCTTGCCTCTCGTTTACATCCTCCTCCACTCCGCTCCATCTTTCCTCTCATATACCAATCTTGCTGCATTTCAAGCACATCGCACAAGCACcagccctcctcctctcccacctCCTCAAG CTTGGCAGCAATGCGACTATACCACCGGGAAGTGGGTCTGGGATGGCAGCGTCGCCGGCCGGCGGTACGACAGCGAAAACTGCGACATGGTGAGCGCGCAGAAGTGCGTCATCAACGGCAAGCCGGACAACGGGTACCTGAACTGGCGGTGGCAGCCGGCGGGCTGTAACCTCTCCGCGCTGGACCCGGTTGAGTTCCTCCGGGCAGTCCGAGGCAAGGTCCTGGCTTTCGTCGGCGACTCCACGGCGCGCAACCAGGCGGAGTCCCTCGTCTGCTTTCTCTCCACGGTGTCGCGGCCCGAGACGACGCACCAGTACGAGGATCATCCTATGTCCCACAAATTCTGGCGGTGGGTCTTCCCGGCGCCGCACAACGTCAACATCTCCACGTACTGGTCGCCGTTCCTCGTGCGTGCCGAGGGCAGGTCGGTGGACTACGCCATGACGCACGACACGCTGTTCCTGGACGCGTTCACCGAGCCGTGGACGGCGGACGTGGACGCGATGGACGTCATGGTGATCTCGGCGGGGCACTGGTTCAACCACCAGGCCGTCTACTACGACGACGGGCAGATCGCCGGCGTATTTGCCCGTCCGGACGTAAACGAGACCGACATCGCCGGCGGCTACATCGGCGCGTACCGCAAGGTGATCCGGAGGGTGCTTGAGTACGTCCAGGAAAAGTCGAGCGGCGACAAGCTGGTGGTGGTGTCAACCATGGCCCCGGCGCACTTCGACGCCAAGTACGCCTCGAACCACCGGGATGCGTGCTCGCGGCCGAATCCGTATGATGAGGGAGAGGTGCCCGGGGATGGGGGCACGGCCGAGATGAGGAAGGCCGTGCtggaggaagcggcggcggcggcggcaaaaaGGCAGCGACGGGGGCTGCGGTTCGATGTGCTGGACGTGACGAGGCTGGCGTCCATGCGGCCCGATGGGCACCCAGGCGCCTACATCGTGAAGGACAGGTACGGCGCCGGAAAGCCCGTGCCGGAGACGGTGTTCAACGACTGCCTGCACTGGTGCGCGCCGGGGCCGGTGGACACGTTCAACGACATATTGATGCACATTCTGGCTGCAAGCGGCTGA